TAGAAGAGCTTCCTCACGTGAGTTGTCTCCACATGCACGGGATAACTCTCCAGAAAAAAAAGCACATTCTCGACATGGAGATAGGTCACCTCGAAGAAAATCTGCATCCCCTAGAAGAATAGATAGGTCGCCGCGTCGAAGATCTGCATCCCCTAGAAGAAGAGATGGATCACCACATCTAAGATCTGCATCCCCTAAAAGAAGAGATGGGTCACCGCACCGAAGATCTGCATCCCCTAAAAGAAGACATGGGTCACCACGACGAAGATCTCCATCCCCTAAAAGAAGACATGGCTCACCACGACGAAGATCTCCATCCCCTAAAAAAAGGCATGGTTCACCGAGACGAAGATCTCCATCCCCTAAAAGAAGACATGGGTCACCGAGACGAAGATCTCCATCCCCTAAAAGAAGAGCCTCACCCAAGAGGAGGAGTTCACCAAGGAGGAGGGATTCCCCACCAAGGAGGAGGGATTCCTCTCCAAGAAGGAGAAACTCCTCACCAAGAAAGAGAGACTCATCACCAAGGAGGAGGGACTCACCAACAAGGAAGAGGGATAGGTCAAAATCCAGGTCACCTTCAAGGAAAACTGATTCATCTAGACATAGAAGGGAACATGGTAGATCTCGATCAAGGTCGCCGCACTCAAGGGATCACCATAAAAGATCTCCAAGGTAAAAAAAAAAACTCGTGTGTCATGAGTATTTTGCATGGGCATGTTTCAATCCAACagcatctaacagtatgttgtttgGTCCTGCAACTTTGAATAGGCCTATTCCATGGCTGTATTTTTGTTTTGATTTTCATGGTTTTGCACTAGTTTATGTTTCTTTTTGGTTTGACCTTGTAGAAGAAGGCATTCACCAAGGCACAGATCACCTCCAGCAAGCCATCGTCAGCATTCTCCCAAGAGACCTTGGTCACCACCTGCCAACAGGAAGACTGGATTGGGTAAGCCTGGGAAGAATCTGTTTGTTGCAGGTTTTAGCTATGCCACCACCGAGCGAGAATTGGAGAAGAAATTCGCTAAATTTGGACGTGTGACAAGAGTACGCGTTGTCCGGGATAGACGGTACTTACTTTCATATGCAGTTATTTCTACGTACTTATCTCGTTGTGGTAATTTTATGAGCACTCTTTTTGGTAATGCTGTTTGAGCTTGCTTGGTTTGCTACCAATGTTAGCCTTGTCAAAGTTTTGGGAAGCCAAGAAAATTGGGCTCTCATTTGGTTTAGCTCCTATGTATATGCTTGCTCTCACAATTTGCATGCCAAAATTTGTCATTGCATTGGTTTGCCCCAACTTAGCCTTACCTAATATTGGCAACCCTAATGATGGTATCAAACTAAGCATGCTATTCTTGTTTCTGTTTAAATTAATTTTAGATGATCCACAGTGATATGTCATCACTTCGTCCATTGCCTTTCAAGTTTGCATTTTTTTATCATGGAAAAGGTGCACCTTGTGAACTGAAATACCGATAATTCGTGCACGGGAAAAGTACTACGTACATGATTTGTGATATTGTGCCTGAATTTAGAAGTATCCATATTCGGTTATTCAATTACATTAAATGTAAAGCTTGATTGGTCTGCGTTTAAATATGGGAAGAGTACTTTGGATTCCTCCTGTGGCTACTACCTCTGTTTGAATTTATATGTTGTAGTTTGTCTTGTACATAGAACAATGAGACATTGAAGGTGACTAAACTACCCTAATTGTTTAGTATATTCAATGCATGCATGTCGGAAATACAAAGCAAAGTATAGGGTTTATCTCGTCTACCTTTTTACTAATTAACCATGAGAAAGTTGATTCTATGAGTCTGACAAAGAATGTATTTTGTACTATCTTAAGGGCAATACTGTTACCATGTCTAGAACACCATATTTTACAATTTGTACTCTGTTAAGCCGGTTTGCTAGATGAAGTATTCGTAACCTAATTTGCATTTCTTCATAGAACTGGAGATTCTCGTGGCTTTGGATTTTTATCCTTGGAGAAGGATGAGGATGCTGATGAAGCAATCAAAGCTTGCGATGAGACTGAGTGGAATGGTAGGATCATTCTCGTGGAGAAGTCAAAGGCACCTGCATTGTGAATCTTTATATCCTAGAGCTCTGCAAACATTTGCTCTAGGGGGCTGGCCAGTTTACACAGCTTTCATCGTACCAAGAGATTTCAATCGGCGATATaacataaattatgattatatatGGCAAAGTTTACTTGAACCAGCTGTCAATGCTGTATTAGGAGTAAGTAATAATGCACTTACTATGGCTACCTTGCTGACAATTATAAAGAATAAGATGATATGCCAAACCTTAGCTTGTTTCAGGGCCCTGCTGCTGATAAGAGGAAGTTAAACGGTACATTGTAATATCTGCAACATCTACGCATACATGacattcatcttcttcctctgcaTCGTCGCATGGTGATCGAGTGTTCAGCTGGCAGTTCATGGGGATACCTGGGTGGAATTCAGACTTGTTAGGCTTGTGATTGTCATTAAGTTAGCGCAATAATTTTTACATCTATCCCTATTCGTGTGTTTTGGATCGTGGATACTTCATGTTGCATATGGCGTCACATTAATGGTCTGCTAGAAGTATTTGTTCTCTCGTCTTTCTGCTTACATGCTTCTGAAATaagaattgtttatgcaaaagatTGTGTGAGCCTCATGCTCGTGGCCAACACctacttagactagtcacaatgcataatATCATATAGAAatatcatgcgtatgatactactacatgctaCTATCTCCACAgtgcatggtatcatatactagtatcataatctacatatattaattgttttgtagaatcttaatgcaaatatatgtacaagatttacttgacattaatttttctagtagtatgtgctatgataccgtatctacctatgatactagtatcctctctctcctccttaatagcgctgccacatcagcattttgcaaacatgaaatgcatgatactacctatgatatttCTATTATTTCTATTGTGGGTAGCCTTATGATTGGTGGACGTCAGGCTGCATTCCGATTCTTGATTCTGATTTAGGTTTGGTAGGGTCAAGTCGACACCAGTCCCACCACCACTGCCAACGATTCATCCTGGTGATATATGTGCACGCACTTTTGCCTGCCAAAGTGCCAAGTAGTGTTTACTCCAGCTTTCGCTGGTTGATGGAAACCATCCCATTTTACTCCTTGTGCTCCACACTTTGCTTGCTCGGCCCATGACCTGTCCAGAACTTAGCTTGCTCAGCCCATGGTACATAAGTCCTTAAACATAgtttcgattttttttttgaatgttaGCAGGAGAGCTGCTAAATCCATTGATTAAAAAGAAACTGGTCAAAAGACCCACACTGCTCAGTTTTTTGGAGGGAAACCGGGCGAAAACCTGATCAACGGCAAGCCACACCTAAGCACCTCCACAAACCCTCCCAAACCACGAGTCTCGCCGACCAGAAACCAACTCCAAAACGATGCCCTCAAGAGGAAAAGTGACACCGAATAGCGCCACCATCGTCTGATCTGGAAGGCCAGATCTGTAGGCGCCGCCGTTGACGACTCCGACCACGGCCGGAGAACGACTTTCACCGGCAAGCTCATCGGCACAAGCTCGACAAGGAAACGGTCAGCCAACCTGCCAAACCTCCTgccctcgcctccacggccgacCGCATCTCCCAGCAAGCCCGACATGCTACCAGCCATCCTTTCTTTGCCCTGCTCTAGAAGGAAGGATGCAACACCCGCAACGTCGCCATCCCGCTCCCATTGGAAGGATGTAACACCTGCGGCGCCATTCATCTCTCTACAGGAGGATGCAACGCCCTGCGCCATTCGTCTCCCTTCAAGAGGATGTAACACCAGCAGAGCGCCATTCATCTCACAACGGAAGGAAGCAGCACCCGCCACGCTGCCATTCCTCTCCCCTCCAGCCACCGCCAACTCACCAAGACGCCTGCAGCAAGAACCGAGCCCGTCGGGGCCGTCTCGCACCGCAGCCTCAGGGGCAGCACCACAAGTGCACAACACCCATGGTTGCCACCCAGCCTGCACGAGCGCagcgcagcgccgccgccttgcACATGCCAGAGTAGGCCCAGACCGAGCCCGCGCCCGGCCCCCTCCACCGTGCAGCGCCGCCGAGCTCGCAGCCGCCGTTGTCACCACCTCCTGAACCTTCGTCGGCGCCTCCAGAGCCTCTGCCACGCCATCTCCTCGCCGCTCCCGCGCCACACCGCCCACCGACGGGCCGCCATGCCGCCATGCGACCCCCAGAACCTTCGCCTCTCCGCGCGTAGGGGAGGAGTAGGGGGCGCCCGCCATGCCCTCCACCTTCTGCGGCcaggcgccgccaccgccgccggcatCGGCGGTGGAAGCGGCCAGGGGTAGCCGGGATTTGGGGAAGGTTTGTGCGGGCGGTTTGGTGCCTTCCGGAGCCGCTCCGCGCGAGAGCGACCCGGGAAGATTTCGCTAGTGTGTCACCCCCGAATTATTAACTTTCATCGGGTACTACATGTACATATGGGACACGACGTGAAAAGCTGGAAGAATATATCTTCAGGCCGAACAATCTGTGGCAGTATCTGAAATTTGTTATGGACTCTCTCCATGGAAAACAAAGCATTTTCTGCGGATAGGCAGGACTCCATCTGATGAAACCTCAAACCCTTTGCCCCAAACTAATTAGGCCTTGTTTAGTACTAGGTTTTTTTAGCGATTAATGGGTATAATTCTTTAGAGTATTGAGTGAAACCTCTATTCACTAGGTACATGTAAAGTATCGGGATTGAAAAAAATACACTAAGATTTGGAAAAAAGTGGGGATACGCGGAGATTAAACTCACTCAATACTCTTACCATTAAACATGCTTTTAGTTATAAGTGGAGATTTGAAATTTGGGGAAGATTATCACACTAACCCCCACAAAAAAACTCGGAATTATTGACTAGGACAAAATGATTTTCAAAACCCACTCAAGCAGGGCCAACCAGTTTGTAAGCATGAAACCAATCATACCGCAACTCACACCACCAAGCACTTATACCAAAACAAAATTATAGATCAGGCCGCAAAGCACACAGACCAACCAAAACTGCAGTTCACTTCTACCAATCACACGGAACAACTCAAACTTTCAAACCTAACTAGGACGGAAATTCACCGCTGGACAACACCTGAACCATGGCTGAGGGCATCACGCAAGCCACAACCACAACACTGGCTGCGTCACTTGTCACGACGGTTTTCGACGGCAAGAAGGTTAGCCAAAGGACGGTGAGCTACATCACCAAAGAGGACAAATTGCTATGCAATGCTTGGATAGAGATTTCACAAGATCCACTTTGCGGTGCCGAGCAAAAGAGATTTTCCTATTGGACCCTGTGGGCAAGTACTTCCATGAGCATAGGAAGTTCATGAGAAACCCCTTCTATAGTGAGCGCAAAGATCTCTCCCTTGCAAAGAGGAGGGGCTTTATCATGCCGAGTGTAGCCAGTTCCAAGGCTAGGGAAGAGTAATAAGTGATGTCTCGGCCGTTGACATGGTAAACCTCTTCCCCTCTTCTCAATGTTGCTAGCACATATGTGAGCATGTATCATTGCTTGTTGTGTGTGTAGGTTGTTTATGCTTTGGAGCACTTCAAGTCCACCTACGACAACAAGTGCTTCACACTGGCCATTGTTGGATGTTGCTCAAGGACACCAAGAACTGGGAAACAAGCTACGCCCTTTGGAGGAAACTCGAGAACATGAAGAAGGGCAATGTCAAAGGCAATTCTTCAACGGACGGTATAATCGACCTCGAATACGATGGGCAAAGCCTAGACGCCCGTTCCACTGATGATGCAGTCGGTGATGGTCGTGCCAAACGTCTAGTTGGCCACAAGGCAGCCAAGACTGACATGCACCGTCAAGCTTCCTCATTGGCGTTCCAAGACACCTTAAGGGAGTTGATGGTCAAGAAGGAAGAGACCATCCCCGAAAAGGAAGAGAGGTGACGCAAAGAGAAAGAGGCAACCGCCAAGAGCTTCGTTGATCTTCAATTGAGAGCTCTTGAGGTGAAAGTGGCCTTTGCGAAGTCTAGGCTCATCGAGGCCGAAGCCAAGGCTAGGCTCATGGATGCCGATGCCAAGTCCAAGGTTTTGTAGGCCGAAGCCAAGATCATGGCCGAGAACCAGATCATGCTGACCGACTTGGCCACCATCTCCGATGTCAGTGTGTCAATTTATTCGAGACCAAGCATGAGATCCGACACCAATCCTTCTTCGtcacctcgccacccccatcctgGTTTGACTTTGGCAACAATTCCATTGACTCTGGTTACCCGGATTGCGTGAAGAACAAGGCCAATATAAGTGTGCGCCTCACAGTGGCGTTTCAGGATCTGTTGCCAGCGCCAGTGGATAAGACGGAGTGGCCAAACTAGGCGGATGCGATTAGGGCATCCCAAATGGAGGTGGCCCTGGCATTGGTGACAGTCAACGAGTCCAAACTGGTCGTCATCAAGATCGAGTCTGACTCAAATTAGTAGAAACCCTAGTTTACTAAAGTTTAGTTTATTTAATGATCTAGCTGAGGTTTTAAATTCCGCACTAGTTTCAATTTTGAACTATTTATATAATTACTTTTAAACGTGAAATGTGTTTAAAATGGTTAAAAAACACGTTTTTGTCCATTTTAGGGGGCGCAATTGGGTGCATTGTTAGACAATTGTCCGCCACCCGAAACGAGTGGAAACGGAACAGAGATAATAAAGGGAACTTTTTTATGTTAAGAAAATGCGACAACTCATCTTTTGAACTAATAAATCTACTCCCTCGTTCGTAAAAGGATGTCTAAGATTTATCTAGATTCGAATGTATCCATATAAAAGAATGTCGTCGTATCTTATGAATCCACGTCCTTCCTGCACCCCTGCATCCGAAGATCTTCCGCCATCCGATCTAAATCGCCCGTGCCGTCTTAATCCCATACGGTTTTGCAGTTAACCCCCCGCATCTAGCCAATGCATTTTGCAAAGTACCCCTTGAATCGCGTCCCACCCAACCAGCCCTTTGTCTTATCCCTAAACAACACGGCAACGAATGACCTATACAGACCCC
This region of Lolium perenne isolate Kyuss_39 chromosome 2, Kyuss_2.0, whole genome shotgun sequence genomic DNA includes:
- the LOC127333328 gene encoding uncharacterized protein isoform X1, with the protein product MDYMSPERSLDGPCGDPGPLFGDQDGSLLDMDYHGEGITGHGSPQLNDGLLADAAYLSADSVPYMNDQMLGNTIMSASTSPASPLKQDQAHHVYMESDMQKDSAEQNFHNNGNFEAQTTSPGYAVHQKTGVVDAVLPRELHESGGNGTSNFQQETTHSDTYLGDSMLNENNSRDYQFSNSGDDDDEIPNSSAPLMENKDNEKLHETFHSEVNGAEDDQMNGGNSDPRDENSNENFNSAISPSYLDGMEQDLGTENGISTPGNQWDSPPERSAGLDKGTPSPARRVSLSAERSPQAHSSDKLDSPHHAQEDGNLARSGSPPARRRSRSLEKRDTNRRRASSRELSPHARDNSPEKKAHSRHGDRSPRRKSASPRRIDRSPRRRSASPRRRDGSPHLRSASPKRRDGSPHRRSASPKRRHGSPRRRSPSPKRRHGSPRRRSPSPKKRHGSPRRRSPSPKRRHGSPRRRSPSPKRRASPKRRSSPRRRDSPPRRRDSSPRRRNSSPRKRDSSPRRRDSPTRKRDRSKSRSPSRKTDSSRHRREHGRSRSRSPHSRDHHKRSPRRRHSPRHRSPPASHRQHSPKRPWSPPANRKTGLGKPGKNLFVAGFSYATTERELEKKFAKFGRVTRVRVVRDRRTGDSRGFGFLSLEKDEDADEAIKACDETEWNGRIILVEKSKAPAL
- the LOC127333328 gene encoding uncharacterized protein isoform X2, encoding MDYMSPERSLDGPCGDPGPLFGDQDGSLLDMDYHGEDSVPYMNDQMLGNTIMSASTSPASPLKQDQAHHVYMESDMQKDSAEQNFHNNGNFEAQTTSPGYAVHQKTGVVDAVLPRELHESGGNGTSNFQQETTHSDTYLGDSMLNENNSRDYQFSNSGDDDDEIPNSSAPLMENKDNEKLHETFHSEVNGAEDDQMNGGNSDPRDENSNENFNSAISPSYLDGMEQDLGTENGISTPGNQWDSPPERSAGLDKGTPSPARRVSLSAERSPQAHSSDKLDSPHHAQEDGNLARSGSPPARRRSRSLEKRDTNRRRASSRELSPHARDNSPEKKAHSRHGDRSPRRKSASPRRIDRSPRRRSASPRRRDGSPHLRSASPKRRDGSPHRRSASPKRRHGSPRRRSPSPKRRHGSPRRRSPSPKKRHGSPRRRSPSPKRRHGSPRRRSPSPKRRASPKRRSSPRRRDSPPRRRDSSPRRRNSSPRKRDSSPRRRDSPTRKRDRSKSRSPSRKTDSSRHRREHGRSRSRSPHSRDHHKRSPRRRHSPRHRSPPASHRQHSPKRPWSPPANRKTGLGKPGKNLFVAGFSYATTERELEKKFAKFGRVTRVRVVRDRRTGDSRGFGFLSLEKDEDADEAIKACDETEWNGRIILVEKSKAPAL